A genome region from Brachymonas denitrificans includes the following:
- the fba gene encoding class II fructose-bisphosphate aldolase (catalyzes the reversible aldol condensation of dihydroxyacetonephosphate and glyceraldehyde 3-phosphate in the Calvin cycle, glycolysis, and/or gluconeogenesis) → MALVSMRELLDHAAENGYGIPAFNVNNLEQVQAVMSAADEVGAPVILQASAGARKYAGEHFIKYLIQAAAEAYPHIPLVMHQDHGTSPAICQGALDLGFGSVMMDGSLREDGKTPADFAYNVDVTKQVVAMAHKIGATVEGELGCLGSLETGEAGEEDGVGAVGKLDHSQMLTDPEEAAQFVAATQLDALAIAIGTSHGAYKFTRPPTGDVLAISRVKEINARIPNTHLVMHGSSSVPQDLLDIINQYGGAMKQTYGVPVKEIQEAIKYGVRKINIDTDIRMAMTGAVRKFMHENPSKFDMREWMKPAREAAKAVCKQRYLEFGCEGQGAKIKGIPMSVMAEKYARGELAQQVR, encoded by the coding sequence ATGGCACTCGTTTCCATGCGCGAACTGCTGGACCACGCCGCCGAAAACGGTTACGGCATCCCGGCTTTCAACGTCAACAACCTGGAGCAGGTGCAGGCCGTGATGTCTGCCGCCGATGAAGTCGGCGCACCCGTGATCCTGCAGGCCAGCGCAGGCGCGCGCAAGTATGCCGGCGAGCACTTCATCAAGTACCTGATCCAGGCCGCCGCCGAAGCCTATCCCCACATTCCGCTGGTGATGCACCAGGACCACGGCACCAGCCCCGCCATCTGCCAGGGCGCGCTCGATCTGGGCTTCGGCTCCGTGATGATGGACGGCTCGCTGCGTGAAGACGGCAAGACCCCCGCCGATTTCGCCTACAACGTGGACGTGACCAAGCAGGTCGTGGCCATGGCGCACAAGATCGGCGCCACCGTCGAGGGCGAATTGGGCTGCCTGGGCAGCCTGGAAACCGGTGAAGCGGGTGAGGAAGACGGCGTGGGCGCCGTCGGCAAGCTGGACCACAGCCAGATGCTGACCGACCCCGAGGAAGCCGCCCAGTTCGTGGCCGCCACTCAGCTGGACGCACTGGCCATCGCCATCGGCACCAGCCACGGCGCCTACAAGTTCACCCGTCCGCCCACGGGCGACGTGCTGGCCATCAGCCGCGTGAAGGAAATCAACGCCCGCATCCCCAACACGCACCTGGTGATGCACGGCTCCTCCAGCGTGCCGCAGGACCTGCTGGACATCATCAACCAGTACGGCGGTGCCATGAAGCAGACCTACGGCGTGCCGGTGAAGGAAATCCAGGAAGCCATCAAGTACGGCGTGCGCAAGATCAACATCGACACCGACATCCGCATGGCGATGACCGGTGCGGTGCGCAAGTTCATGCACGAGAACCCCTCCAAGTTCGACATGCGCGAATGGATGAAGCCGGCGCGTGAAGCCGCCAAGGCCGTGTGCAAGCAGCGTTATCTGGAATTCGGCTGCGAAGGCCAGGGCGCAAAGATCAAGGGCATCCCGATGAGCGTGATGGCCGAGAAATACGCCAGGGGCGAGCTGGCGCAGCAGGTGCGCTGA